In one Streptomyces sp. T12 genomic region, the following are encoded:
- the pstC gene encoding phosphate ABC transporter permease subunit PstC → MFSVVIALAVLTGYLAIGVASGDVDWLALIGDRTWSPTNGAFGALAMIYGSAVVAVLALVLAVPVGWSAAIALSEYLPPRLAKPLRLSVELLAAVPSIVYGLIGIMMIRPFVAALGDVPGGDSLLAAGIVLAVMIMPTIVAVSVDALAAVPARYREAAYALGLTRREVVRSAVLPQARSGLRAGVLLGLARALGEAIAVFLVVGRADGRLPQSPGDFFSSLVHPGQTLTTKLAGPEPTLVGTSGPHFAALCALGIILLALVAAATAWGTRRAGAGAGAGGGVKRGHRPSVWLRTERDRLATAFRLGALLLPATLLVGMLTILVTRGSSALHPAFWFSSSTGAAGGGVRDQILGTLLLLATTALIALPLGYGAGVLIGAHASPKTARVLETLTVAVGGTPTILLGLAGYVLFSTAMGWGRSWLAGAIVLVPVVVPVIALTTAGRIRSMPGELTEAALALGLSRTQYIRSVVIPYTWPATLTGLLLGLARAAGETAPLIFTATVFFGAPALPSGIVDAPVQALPTHIFTLSQDSGAPEAITQAWGSALVLVLITAVLLSLAVALRNRFEGARRWTT, encoded by the coding sequence ATGTTCTCGGTGGTCATCGCCCTGGCAGTGCTGACCGGATACCTCGCGATCGGTGTCGCGAGCGGTGACGTCGACTGGCTCGCACTGATCGGCGACCGGACGTGGAGCCCGACGAACGGCGCCTTCGGCGCCCTGGCCATGATCTACGGCTCGGCCGTCGTGGCCGTCCTCGCTCTGGTGCTGGCCGTTCCGGTCGGCTGGTCGGCGGCGATCGCGCTGTCGGAGTACCTGCCACCCCGGCTGGCCAAGCCCCTGCGGCTGAGCGTCGAACTCCTCGCGGCGGTCCCCTCCATCGTCTACGGCCTCATCGGCATCATGATGATCCGCCCGTTCGTCGCGGCGCTCGGTGACGTGCCGGGCGGCGACAGCCTGCTGGCCGCGGGCATCGTCCTCGCCGTGATGATCATGCCGACGATCGTGGCGGTCAGCGTGGATGCCCTGGCCGCCGTCCCTGCCCGCTACCGGGAGGCCGCCTACGCGCTCGGCCTGACCCGCCGTGAGGTCGTACGGTCGGCCGTACTGCCCCAGGCGCGATCGGGTCTGCGCGCCGGCGTCCTGCTCGGCCTGGCCCGGGCACTCGGCGAGGCGATTGCGGTCTTCCTGGTCGTGGGCCGCGCCGACGGAAGGCTTCCGCAGTCGCCAGGGGACTTCTTCTCGTCCCTGGTGCACCCCGGTCAGACCCTGACCACCAAGCTGGCGGGCCCGGAGCCGACGCTCGTGGGTACGTCCGGCCCTCACTTCGCCGCGCTGTGCGCGCTGGGCATCATCCTGCTCGCGTTGGTGGCGGCGGCGACGGCGTGGGGTACACGGAGAGCGGGTGCGGGTGCGGGTGCCGGTGGGGGTGTGAAGCGTGGGCATCGGCCCAGTGTGTGGCTGCGCACCGAGCGGGACCGGCTCGCGACGGCGTTCCGGCTGGGTGCCCTGCTGCTGCCGGCGACGCTCCTCGTCGGGATGCTCACCATCCTCGTGACACGGGGCAGCTCCGCGCTCCACCCGGCGTTCTGGTTCTCGTCGTCGACCGGTGCCGCCGGGGGCGGTGTGCGTGACCAGATTCTCGGCACGCTCCTGTTGCTGGCCACAACTGCCCTGATCGCGCTGCCCCTTGGCTATGGCGCGGGTGTGCTGATCGGCGCCCATGCCTCTCCGAAGACGGCACGTGTGCTGGAGACCCTCACGGTCGCGGTCGGCGGAACCCCGACGATTCTGCTGGGCCTGGCCGGATATGTCCTCTTCTCCACGGCCATGGGGTGGGGCCGGTCCTGGCTGGCCGGGGCGATAGTGCTGGTCCCGGTGGTCGTACCGGTGATCGCCCTTACGACGGCGGGCCGCATCCGGAGCATGCCGGGTGAACTCACCGAGGCGGCCCTGGCACTCGGCCTGTCCCGTACGCAGTACATCCGTTCTGTGGTCATCCCCTATACCTGGCCGGCCACTTTGACCGGTCTGCTGCTCGGCCTGGCCCGAGCCGCGGGGGAGACGGCTCCCCTGATCTTCACCGCCACGGTGTTCTTCGGGGCGCCCGCCCTGCCGAGCGGGATCGTCGACGCGCCGGTGCAGGCGCTGCCGACGCACATCTTCACCCTGTCCCAGGACTCGGGCGCCCCGGAGGCGATCACCCAGGCATGGGGCAGCGCGCTGGTCCTGGTCCTGATCACCGCGGTACTTCTCAGCCTGGCGGTGGCACTGCGCAACCGCTTCGAAGGAGCACGACGATGGACAACGTGA
- a CDS encoding ATP-binding cassette domain-containing protein has protein sequence MDNVIAVRDLRVLDGRKTLVGPVTFELPAGSTTGLCGPSGAGKSTVLRALVDLLPHGLRRDGEVEVQGQTIRYRKGDSGLRSTVVLVPQTPVVFGGSIQDNALFGLRHLVRASRSELRDRVEQALKEAGLWSEVRGRLDDSAHSLSNGQRQRLCLARALALEPAALLLDEPTSALDERSRDTVEESVAALRGNRTVLLVSHDPGQVERLCDRTVRLELPEAVAV, from the coding sequence ATGGACAACGTGATAGCAGTCCGCGACCTGCGGGTTCTGGACGGCCGTAAGACTCTGGTGGGACCGGTCACCTTCGAGCTGCCCGCCGGCTCGACCACCGGCCTGTGCGGTCCCTCCGGCGCCGGCAAGTCCACGGTGCTGCGCGCTCTGGTCGACCTGCTGCCCCACGGCTTGAGGCGGGACGGCGAGGTGGAGGTCCAGGGGCAGACCATCCGCTACCGCAAGGGCGACTCCGGTCTGCGGAGCACGGTCGTGCTGGTGCCGCAGACACCGGTCGTCTTCGGCGGGAGCATCCAGGACAACGCCCTGTTCGGCCTGCGGCACTTGGTGCGCGCGTCGCGGTCGGAGCTGCGTGACAGGGTAGAACAGGCGCTGAAGGAGGCGGGGTTGTGGAGCGAGGTCCGGGGGAGGCTGGACGACTCGGCTCACTCGCTCTCCAACGGTCAGCGTCAACGGCTGTGCCTCGCACGTGCCTTGGCTCTGGAACCGGCGGCGCTGTTGCTGGACGAACCCACCAGTGCTCTGGACGAGCGGAGCCGGGACACGGTGGAGGAGTCGGTGGCCGCGCTGAGAGGCAACCGCACGGTTCTCCTCGTATCGCACGATCCGGGGCAGGTGGAGCGGCTGTGTGACCGGACGGTGCGGCTGGAGCTGCCGGAGGCGGTGGCGGTCTGA
- the trxB gene encoding thioredoxin-disulfide reductase gives MTTTTTTTPSDAEDVREVIIIGSGPAGYTAALYTARAQLKPLLFGSSIFVGGSLTTTTEVENFPGFPDGIDGPALMDNMRAQAEKFGAEMIDDDIVSVDLTGDIKLLTDSAGTVHRAKAVIIATGSGYRKLGLAKEDELSGRGVSWCATCDGFFFRDRDIVVVGGGDTAMEEATFLTRFARSVTVVHRRSTLRASKAMQNRAFADEKIAFAFDSEVAEIRESGGMLSGVVLRDVNTGATRELDVTGLFIAIGHDPRTELIADQLELDDEGYLKTQAPTTRTSLPGVFGAGDVVDHIYRQAITAAGSGCSAALDAERYLAALADVRAEVLTPVA, from the coding sequence ATGACGACCACCACGACGACCACCCCGTCCGACGCCGAGGACGTGCGCGAGGTCATCATCATCGGGTCCGGACCGGCCGGGTACACCGCGGCTCTCTACACCGCCCGCGCCCAGCTCAAGCCCCTGCTGTTCGGCAGCTCCATATTCGTCGGCGGCTCGCTCACCACGACCACCGAGGTCGAGAACTTCCCCGGCTTTCCCGACGGGATCGACGGCCCGGCCCTCATGGACAACATGCGGGCCCAGGCGGAGAAGTTCGGCGCCGAGATGATCGACGACGACATCGTCTCCGTGGACCTGACCGGTGACATCAAGCTGCTGACCGACTCCGCCGGAACCGTGCACCGCGCCAAGGCCGTGATCATCGCCACCGGCTCCGGCTACCGGAAGCTCGGGCTGGCCAAGGAGGACGAGCTGTCCGGGCGGGGCGTGTCCTGGTGCGCCACCTGCGACGGGTTCTTCTTCCGCGACCGCGACATCGTCGTGGTCGGCGGCGGCGACACCGCCATGGAGGAGGCCACCTTCCTCACCCGCTTCGCCCGCTCCGTCACCGTCGTCCACCGCCGTTCCACTCTGCGCGCCTCCAAGGCCATGCAGAACCGCGCCTTCGCCGACGAGAAGATCGCCTTCGCCTTCGACAGCGAGGTCGCCGAGATCAGGGAGAGCGGCGGGATGCTCTCCGGCGTCGTCCTGCGTGACGTGAACACCGGCGCCACTCGCGAGCTGGACGTGACGGGGCTGTTCATCGCCATCGGCCATGACCCGCGTACCGAACTCATCGCCGACCAGTTGGAGTTGGACGACGAGGGTTACCTCAAGACCCAGGCCCCGACCACCCGGACGAGCCTCCCGGGCGTCTTCGGTGCCGGCGACGTGGTCGACCACATCTACCGGCAGGCCATCACCGCGGCCGGCTCCGGGTGCTCGGCGGCGCTGGACGCCGAGCGGTACCTGGCCGCGCTGGCCGACGTACGAGCGGAAGTCCTCACACCCGTCGCATGA
- a CDS encoding arsenate reductase ArsC produces MSDTPLASVLFVCVHNAGRSQMAAGFLRHLAGDRVEVRSAGSLPGDQVNPSAVAAMGELGIDISDQEPKVLTPEAVQASDYVITMGCGDACPYFPGKTYLDWQLDDPAGQGVEAVRPIRDEIKGLIEGLVAEIDAKNQKTQES; encoded by the coding sequence ATGTCCGACACCCCGCTCGCGTCCGTGCTCTTCGTCTGCGTCCACAACGCGGGCCGCTCCCAGATGGCCGCCGGGTTCCTCCGTCACCTGGCGGGCGACCGAGTCGAGGTCCGCTCTGCCGGCTCGCTCCCCGGCGACCAGGTCAACCCCTCCGCCGTGGCTGCCATGGGCGAGCTGGGCATCGACATCTCCGACCAGGAGCCGAAGGTCCTCACCCCCGAGGCCGTCCAGGCGTCGGACTACGTCATCACCATGGGCTGCGGCGACGCCTGCCCGTACTTCCCCGGCAAGACCTACCTCGACTGGCAGCTGGACGACCCGGCCGGGCAGGGCGTGGAAGCCGTACGCCCCATCCGGGACGAGATCAAGGGCCTCATCGAGGGGCTCGTCGCCGAGATCGACGCCAAGAATCAGAAGACGCAGGAGAGCTGA
- a CDS encoding helix-turn-helix transcriptional regulator, whose protein sequence is MLTSVDTDLMRVLADPLRLQIVTLLAKETLCSTHLIEETGAKQTNLSNHLKVLREAGVVETEPCGRFTYYRLKPEVIATLAGQFTELAETARATAENNVKRSCP, encoded by the coding sequence ATGCTGACGTCAGTCGACACTGATCTGATGCGGGTTCTGGCAGACCCGCTCCGCCTCCAGATCGTCACCCTGCTCGCCAAGGAGACGCTCTGCTCCACGCACCTGATTGAGGAGACGGGGGCGAAGCAGACCAACCTCTCCAACCATCTGAAGGTGCTGAGAGAGGCGGGTGTGGTGGAGACGGAACCGTGCGGTCGGTTCACCTACTACCGGCTCAAGCCGGAGGTCATCGCCACGCTGGCCGGCCAGTTCACCGAGCTCGCGGAGACCGCGCGCGCCACTGCCGAGAACAACGTCAAGCGGTCCTGCCCCTGA
- a CDS encoding MIP/aquaporin family protein, whose product MTATEAAEHDRAGETAIATEPQPAPGATPPRTPLTARAAAELLGTALLVAIVVGSGIQATELTRDVGVQLLANSLATVFGLGILILLLGPVSGAHFNPVVTLAEWWTARRGGDGVTAREVAAYVPAQVVGAIAGAVLADAMFGEPLVKWSTHDRSAGHLLLGEVVATAGLILLIFGLARTDRLRFAPVAVASYIGAAYWFTSSTSFANPAVTIGRAFTDTFAGIAPGSVLGFVGAQLAGGVVGLALVAVIFMPGRPAE is encoded by the coding sequence TTGACCGCCACTGAGGCCGCCGAGCACGACAGAGCCGGTGAGACCGCGATAGCCACTGAGCCGCAGCCCGCGCCGGGCGCCACCCCGCCCCGTACCCCGCTGACCGCCCGGGCCGCGGCCGAACTGCTCGGCACCGCGCTGCTCGTGGCGATCGTGGTCGGCTCCGGCATCCAGGCGACCGAGCTGACGCGGGACGTCGGGGTGCAGTTGTTGGCGAACTCGCTCGCCACTGTCTTCGGCTTGGGGATCCTGATCCTGCTGCTGGGCCCGGTGTCCGGGGCGCACTTCAATCCGGTGGTCACGCTGGCGGAGTGGTGGACGGCGCGGCGGGGCGGCGACGGCGTCACGGCTCGCGAGGTCGCCGCGTACGTTCCCGCGCAGGTCGTCGGTGCGATCGCGGGCGCGGTGCTGGCGGACGCGATGTTCGGCGAGCCTCTGGTGAAGTGGTCCACGCACGACCGCTCGGCAGGTCATCTGCTGCTGGGCGAGGTGGTGGCGACCGCCGGGCTCATCCTGCTGATCTTCGGCCTGGCGCGGACGGACCGGCTGCGGTTCGCGCCGGTGGCCGTGGCCTCGTACATCGGCGCGGCGTACTGGTTCACGTCGTCGACGTCCTTCGCCAACCCTGCGGTGACCATCGGCCGGGCCTTCACCGACACCTTCGCGGGTATCGCGCCGGGTTCGGTGCTGGGATTCGTGGGCGCTCAGCTCGCCGGCGGGGTGGTCGGCCTGGCGCTGGTGGCGGTCATCTTCATGCCGGGGCGGCCGGCCGAATGA
- a CDS encoding ArsO family NAD(P)H-dependent flavin-containing monooxygenase, whose amino-acid sequence MTRRTQVVVIGGGQSGIAAGYHLRRLGLDFVILDAQTAAGGAWQHTWDSLHLFSPAAFSSLPGRLMPPQSGEEYPDAGHVVSYLRDYEKRYELPIERPVRVLGVHRDGELLRVDTDSGMWHARAVISATGTWWRPFLPAVPGREVFEGRQLHTVEYRSPHDFAGQRVVVIGGGNSGAQIAADLAYDTQLTWATPRPPRYLADDIDGRALFDAATARRRALDEGRTDTGGVASLGDIVAVPPVREARDRGLLKASPMFARLVPGGVEWPDGTRSEADAIIWCTGFRPALSHLAPLQLRGRHGHIAVEGTRAVDEPRLHLLGYGDWAGPASATLIGVGRPAREAARAIADLVR is encoded by the coding sequence ATGACGCGCAGGACACAGGTGGTGGTGATCGGCGGCGGCCAGTCCGGCATCGCCGCGGGGTACCACCTGCGCCGCCTCGGCCTGGACTTCGTCATCCTCGACGCCCAGACCGCGGCGGGCGGCGCCTGGCAGCACACCTGGGACTCGCTGCACCTGTTCTCGCCGGCGGCTTTCTCCTCCCTGCCGGGCCGGCTGATGCCGCCGCAGTCGGGGGAGGAGTACCCGGATGCCGGGCATGTGGTGTCGTACCTGCGGGACTACGAGAAGCGCTACGAGCTGCCGATCGAGCGCCCGGTGCGGGTGCTCGGCGTGCACCGGGACGGTGAACTCCTGCGCGTGGACACCGACTCCGGGATGTGGCACGCCCGTGCGGTGATCAGCGCGACCGGCACCTGGTGGCGCCCTTTCCTCCCCGCCGTCCCGGGGCGCGAGGTCTTCGAGGGCCGTCAGCTGCACACGGTGGAGTACCGCAGTCCGCACGACTTCGCCGGGCAACGCGTGGTGGTGATCGGCGGCGGCAACTCCGGCGCCCAGATCGCCGCCGACCTCGCCTACGACACCCAGCTGACCTGGGCCACCCCACGCCCGCCCCGCTACCTGGCCGACGACATCGACGGCCGAGCCCTCTTCGATGCCGCCACCGCCCGCCGCCGCGCCCTCGACGAGGGCCGCACGGACACGGGCGGCGTCGCTTCGCTGGGCGACATCGTGGCCGTACCGCCCGTGCGCGAGGCCCGCGACCGGGGCCTGCTCAAGGCGAGCCCGATGTTCGCCCGCCTCGTGCCGGGCGGTGTCGAGTGGCCCGACGGCACCCGCTCCGAGGCCGACGCGATCATCTGGTGTACGGGCTTCCGTCCCGCCCTGTCCCACCTGGCCCCGCTCCAACTCCGAGGCCGGCACGGACACATCGCCGTGGAGGGCACCCGTGCGGTCGATGAGCCCCGCCTGCACTTGCTGGGTTACGGGGACTGGGCCGGTCCGGCCTCGGCGACCCTGATCGGCGTCGGGCGTCCGGCACGCGAGGCGGCACGCGCGATCGCGGATCTCGTCCGCTGA
- a CDS encoding helix-turn-helix transcriptional regulator, producing the protein MSNVKALPLLEPEAPEVVAPCCPPLTERPLTADEAETTARMFKALGDPVRLRLFSLVASHEGGEACVCDISDVGVSQPTVSHHLKKLREAGLLTCERRGTWVYYRVQPSVIAAMGQMLKTSD; encoded by the coding sequence ATGTCCAACGTGAAGGCGCTGCCGCTGCTGGAACCCGAGGCCCCCGAGGTCGTGGCGCCATGCTGCCCGCCACTGACCGAACGGCCCCTGACAGCCGACGAGGCCGAGACGACCGCCCGGATGTTCAAGGCTCTGGGCGATCCGGTGCGGCTGCGGTTGTTCTCGCTGGTCGCCTCGCACGAGGGCGGCGAGGCGTGCGTCTGCGACATCTCCGACGTCGGCGTCTCGCAGCCGACCGTGTCCCACCATCTGAAGAAGCTCAGGGAAGCCGGGCTGCTGACCTGCGAGCGGCGCGGGACGTGGGTGTACTACCGGGTGCAGCCGTCGGTGATCGCCGCGATGGGGCAGATGCTGAAGACCTCGGACTGA
- a CDS encoding NAD(P)-binding domain-containing protein gives MDDLPVVVIGAGPIGLAAAAHLVERGLEPLVLDAGPTAGSAVREWSHVRLFSTWGEVIDPAAEKLLAPTGWIRPDATAYPTGGDWAERYLQPLADALGDKVRYGATVTGVARTGRDRIVDAGRAEQPFTVHITTSDGREERLTARAVIDASGTWATPSPMGADGLPALGEKTAAARITYRVPDLDDPAVRARYAGRRTAVVGSGASAFTALALLADLAKEEEGTHAVWILRRGIGANTYGGGEADQLPARGGLGLRAKAAVEAGHASATTGFRTQAVERDDDRLVLVAEDGRRLAPVDEVIVLTGLRPDLSFLSELRLGLDERLQAPTALASLIDPNVHSCGTVYPHGVKELSHPEQGVYLVGMKSYGRAPTFLAMTGYEQVRSIAAAIAGDQESAERVELTLPETGVCGGAGLFDEPESTEQSGGGCCAAPTTLQIGAAAPTTTSGGC, from the coding sequence ATGGACGACCTGCCCGTCGTGGTCATCGGCGCCGGCCCCATCGGCCTGGCTGCCGCCGCCCACCTCGTCGAGCGTGGCCTCGAACCTCTGGTCCTGGATGCCGGCCCGACCGCGGGGAGCGCCGTGCGCGAGTGGTCGCACGTTCGGCTGTTCTCCACGTGGGGCGAGGTTATCGACCCCGCGGCGGAGAAGCTGCTGGCTCCGACTGGCTGGATCCGCCCCGATGCCACCGCGTACCCGACGGGCGGCGACTGGGCCGAGCGCTACCTTCAGCCGCTCGCCGACGCCCTCGGCGACAAGGTCCGCTACGGCGCGACGGTGACCGGCGTCGCCCGCACCGGCCGTGACCGCATCGTCGACGCGGGCCGCGCTGAGCAGCCCTTCACCGTGCACATCACGACCTCGGACGGTCGCGAGGAACGGCTCACCGCCCGCGCCGTCATCGATGCCTCCGGCACTTGGGCGACCCCTTCGCCGATGGGCGCGGACGGCCTCCCCGCGCTCGGCGAGAAGACGGCCGCCGCCCGCATCACCTACCGCGTGCCCGACCTCGACGACCCGGCCGTACGCGCCCGTTACGCGGGCAGACGCACCGCCGTCGTCGGCTCCGGCGCCTCCGCCTTCACCGCCCTCGCCCTTCTCGCCGACCTGGCAAAGGAGGAAGAGGGCACCCACGCGGTGTGGATCCTGCGCCGGGGCATCGGCGCGAACACGTACGGCGGCGGCGAGGCCGACCAGCTCCCCGCGCGAGGAGGGCTGGGCCTGCGGGCCAAGGCCGCCGTCGAGGCCGGCCACGCGAGCGCGACGACGGGCTTCCGTACACAGGCTGTGGAACGCGACGACGACCGGCTGGTCCTCGTCGCGGAGGACGGCCGACGCCTTGCCCCGGTCGACGAGGTCATCGTCCTGACCGGCCTCCGGCCCGACCTCTCCTTCCTCTCCGAGCTCCGCCTCGGCCTCGACGAACGCCTCCAGGCCCCGACCGCACTCGCCTCGCTGATCGACCCGAACGTGCACTCCTGTGGCACGGTCTACCCGCACGGCGTGAAGGAGCTCTCCCACCCCGAGCAGGGCGTCTACCTGGTCGGCATGAAGTCCTACGGCCGCGCCCCGACGTTCCTCGCCATGACCGGCTACGAGCAGGTCCGCTCCATCGCGGCCGCGATCGCCGGCGACCAGGAGTCCGCCGAACGAGTCGAACTCACCCTCCCGGAGACCGGCGTCTGCGGCGGCGCGGGCCTGTTCGACGAGCCGGAGAGCACCGAGCAGTCCGGCGGCGGATGCTGCGCTGCCCCCACCACCCTCCAGATCGGCGCTGCCGCCCCGACCACCACGTCTGGCGGCTGCTGA
- a CDS encoding ASCH domain-containing protein, protein MTDATARVRELNLYRQYFDLVAAGTKTIEVRVKYPHLTDLAAGDTIRFRIKGTDETCKVKVVRVTEYTDFEALLDGEGPANVNPTATRDEQLADIRAIYPPAKESLGALAIEISLP, encoded by the coding sequence ATGACCGACGCCACCGCCCGCGTTCGCGAACTCAACCTCTACCGCCAGTACTTCGACCTCGTCGCCGCGGGCACCAAGACCATCGAGGTACGGGTGAAATACCCGCACCTCACCGATCTCGCCGCTGGCGACACCATCCGCTTCCGCATCAAGGGCACCGACGAAACCTGCAAGGTGAAGGTCGTTCGGGTCACCGAGTACACCGACTTCGAAGCCCTCCTCGACGGGGAGGGGCCGGCCAACGTCAACCCGACCGCCACCCGCGACGAGCAACTGGCCGACATCCGCGCCATCTACCCCCCTGCGAAGGAATCGCTCGGCGCTCTCGCCATCGAGATCAGCCTGCCCTAG